In Sphaerospermopsis torques-reginae ITEP-024, the genomic window TGAATTTCTGAAGAATTAGATTCTTCTGAGTGGTGTTGGGGACGAAATTCTACAACATTACGTTTGATGGTAACGTCATAATTACCAAAAAAGTCATGTCCTAACAATCCCGTTTCCAGTTCTTCACCAGCGATCGCCACAGCAACTTGACTAACCTTTACCCCACCCACTTCCATAGAATCGAGATAGCCAACTGGAAACTCCACACCCTTAGCACTCACAGTATTAGCTTTAGCAATAGCCACAGGCACAACACCTAAAGCCTGAGCGACATCTTGAGTAATTACAGAACCACTAGCGCCAGTATCCACAATCATCTCAAAACGCTGCCTACCATTAAAGGTAACTTCCACAATGGGAGTGCCACCAACTCGTCGTTTAATTGGTGCTATGAACACCAGATTAGTGTGGACTGTAGTTTCCGCAGCCGGGAAAATCGGATCTGGAGGGGGTAGAGGTTGTACCTTGGCAACAGGAGTAGGAGTTGAATAACGTTGTATTTTGGGTTTTGGTTGAGGAACAGCCACAACTACCTGTTGATCAGATGCTACGGGAGATGTTAACCTACTGGGGTTAGCTTTTTGTTTAGCTAATTTAATTTGACCCTGGTATTCAGCAATTTTTCTTTGAGCAAAAGGAAAATTAGGACTGTCTCGCCGCACCTGTTTCAAGAGAGCGATCGCATCCTCAAACCTACTCGCCACCAAATGCCAATCATCTGGAGACTGAGCAGATTTACTGATATTCACAGCACCAGTAGCTTTATCCAGTGCCAATTCTAAAGGACTGGTTTGTGTACTTTGTTCTACTTTTGGTTTTGGTTTGGCTGATAATGAAGCTGGTTGCTTCATTGGCGGCTGTATCGCTGCCAAATTACCAACAGGTATAGATGGCTGACTATCACCAACCCCCGTTGTCTGTTTGTTGTCACTACAGGCAACATTCAAAACCGCCAGACTACCGGAAAAAAAAATTAGGGCTGCGCGGGATAAAAAAGACTCAAGCATAGTTCCTTTCAGGTTAACCGCCCTGGCTCTCTCCAAGTGTAGCGCCCCCACAGAATTAAAGATGCTTCAGATTTAATCATTTAAAAATCAAAGTTTTTCATAGTAGTTTTTGTATTTTTGTATACATATATTTAATTTTTTGTAAAGGATTGTATAATAATTACAGGAACTTTCTTGCTTTCCGATGAATATTTAAATATTATTTCTGGCATCGCCAGACTTTGCGAGGATTCATATCCTCATATTTAAAGTGTCATTATTCTACAAGTAGAGGTATTACCTGTGTCTAGCGCAGTTTTAATTGATTTTGAGCAAATTTATCAAGTTCGAGGTAACAAGGTTAGTTCTGCTGCCAAATTTGATGATCTTGCTTCATATTTTAAAAAAGCGTCTAGGGAGATAAAGGCTCAGTGGAGCAATTTTTCTTCTGAACAACGTGATGCTTTAGGAGATTTCGCATACTCTTTAATTGAGCCAACGGAAGAATTTACAGGGTTTTTGGATATTCTCAAAGCCAAAATTTATTTGCTTTTTTTGAATCTTACCTCCCAAAGAGAATCTTATGATGCTTGTATTGATGCTATTGATTTCTTAGTTGATACAATTCTTGATTGTATTGAGCAAGATAATCCCAGCTATCAGGCTGTTTTATCTGATACTTTAGAGGAATTGCGTTTAAATTACGAACATATTCCCGAAGTAAAGCCGGAGGATAGTAGTGCCTGGTTGCGAAACATATTCGATAAGGCCATTGCCGAAGTTTGAGCTTAGTCTTGTTAAGCTTGTGAAAACTCACTACAAAAAAAACAAAAGAGCTAGAGATTCATTTGAGACTTTGATACAAAAGTATAGAGAGACTCTTGCAAAAGATCCGCTTTTTGATGACTCAGATAGCGAGAATTTTCCTAAAGGTGCTTACAAACCAGATTTTGAATTTAGAAAAATTCGGTTTTCAATGCCTGAACTTCAAGGTGCTTCCCGTAGAGGCCGATTTATGTATGTTGTTCATCAAGCTTCTTGCTCTGTTTATCCCATCTGGGTTTATACACACGAAGAATACCCTAAAAGACCTAGCGATCAGGACTTGAAAGAGCAACTGGCAATTATAGAAATGAATATTGTGGATGTAGAGTCTCCACCTTCATAAACCATGAGAAAATATACTTTTGTAGTCTTATAAAGAACTAAATTTAAATATAGAAGAGAGAAAACCTCTTCTGGCTCCCATTAGCAATTACCAGTTACTTATGTCTTTATCTGATGCAATACCCGCTTTACTTGTCTTAGCAGATGGAACAGCTTATCGTGGTTGGTCCTTCGGCGCTATGGGAACCACTGTCGGCGAAGTGGTGTTTAACACTGGCATGACTGGATATCAAGAAGTATTAACCGATCCTAGTTATACAGGTCAAATTGTTATTTTTACATATCCCGAATTAGGAAATACAGGGGTTAATGCCGAAGATGAGGAATCAACAAAACCTCATGTCAAAGGTGCGATCGCTCGCAATATCTGTCAAAAGCCAAGTAACTGGCGCTCTACCCAATCTTTACCAGACTACCTGAAACAATACCAAATCCCCGGTATTTTCGGTATCGACACCCGCGCCCTCACCCGCAAAATTCGGATGTATGGCGCGATGAATGGTGGTATCTCTACATCAATTCTGGATGAAACTGAATTATTAGAACTGGTGCAAGCTGCTCCCAACATGGCAGGATTAAATCTGGTGCGGGAAGTCACCACCCCAGAAGTTTATGAATGGTCCGAAACTACTACAGAAGTTTGGGAATTTAACCCAGAATCCGTAGCTAAGATTGAGGAAACGTTCACAGTCGTTGCTTTAGACTTTGGCGTAAAACGCAATATCTTGCGGCGGTTGGCTAGTTATGGCTGTCGCGTGATTGTTGTTCCAGCCAATACACCCGCAGCGGAAATCCTCAAATATAATCCAGATGGGATTTTCCTCTCCAACGGACCCGGTGATCCAGCAGCAGTGACAGAAGGCATTAGCACCGTTAAAGCACTGCTAGAAAGTCAAAAGCCCATGTTTGGTATTTGTATGGGACACCAAATTTTGGGTCATGCTTTGGGTGCAGAAACCTTTAAACTAAAATTTGGGCATCGTGGTTTAAATCAACCTGCGGGTTTACAACAACGGGTAGAAATCACCAGCCAAAACCACAGTTTTGCTATTGATCCGGATTCATTACCATCAGCATTGGTAGAGGTTAGTCATCTGAACTTAAATGATCGCACTGTTGCAGGGGTACGTCACAAGTCTCTACCTGTATTTTCTGTACAGTATCACCCAGAGGCTAGTCCAGGACCCCACGATGCTGATTACTTATTTGAGCAATTTGTGCTAGAAATGCAAACAGCACGTCAAACAGCGATCGCTTAAGTTAATCAACAATAAAAATGGGTAATTGGTAATGGGTAATTGGTAATGGGTAATTGGTAATGGGTAATTGGTAATGGGTAATTCAATTTTGGATTTTGGATTTTGGATTTTGGATTGTTTTTGTCAATTCCAATCTAAAATCTAAAATCTAAAATCTAAAATTTTCTTCCCCAGTCCCCAGTCACCAGTCACCAATCACCAGTCACCAACCTAGACAAGATAAGTCAAAACCATCTATACTTGAGCGTTTACTTTCAGTCAAGAGGACGAGGAGGGAGTTATTGCTGAACCACTGAATCTAACCGTAAGCCTGAGAGGTACTCGCGAAGTCCGGGATAGCTGCCAGCTATTCCGCCTCACAGGTCTGTTAGATGCTTTTTCTGAACCTACATTTCGCAAGGTACTGTCTGGAAAGATTGATGAAGGTCCAAAGCACATAATTCTGGATCTCTCACAAATCGACTTTGTTGATAGCTCTGGTTTGGGTGCGCTGGTACAACTAGCCAAGCAAGCTCAAACCGCCGAAGGCACTTTCCAAATTGTCACCAATGCCCGCGTTACTCAAACGGTCAAGCTTGTTCGCTTAGAAAAGTTTCTCGCCCTACAAACTACAGTTGATGCGGCTCTAGAAAACATCAAGTCGTCTTGATTGCTTGACCACAAAAAATCAATTTAGCTATCCCGATGAGCAGTAGGAAGGTGAGGAAGTTGAAGAAAATATGAAGAATATATTAATTCTCCATCTTCCTCATCTTTCCCAACTCCCCAAAATACCCAAAAGACCTATCTTTTCACAATCACCAATCTCCCCAATTAGGAATTTATATAGTTTTAAGTAATATTTGTTAGTGTTGAATATGCTCGGTGTGCTATGATGGCATACTGCACAAAAAATAAATGTTCGTAAAGATAATCTTCCCAATATTAGTAGGTCAAGGAATGATGAACAGGTGAATCCCCAGGAGGAAGAAGCAAAAAATGGAGGAGATGAAACTGTAATGCAGTATTCATCTGACATTCCAGCATTGTTGGTAAACACGACGCAATTACCCCAACCATTATCCCAGGCACAAGTACAACAAATTTCTCCTTCTGCCTTAGCTTACTTGGGGGATGCAATTTACGAACTATATGTTAGAATGTTTTTTCTGTGGCCACAGCAAAGGCCAGAAATTTACCATAGTTTGGTAGTAGCGCAGGTCAGAGCAGAAACACAAGCCCTACATTTGCGATCGCTGACTCCTCATTTAACGAGTAAAGAGTTAGAAATTGTCCGCCGAGGTCGTAATGCAGCCGCTGGCCGTCCCAAACGACTAAATCCCGAAATTTATCAACAGGCAACTAGTCTAGAAACTTTAGTTGGCTATCTATACCTCACCGATTACCCCCGTTTAACAGAATTGTTACAAAAACTCCATCTAGAGAAATAGTGAGTAGCTCAATCTCTTGATAGGAAAATCAGTTGTAACGGTTCATAAAATTGAGGGAATCTCAATGCTCACCTATTTACTAAACTCAATAATCCCATGTCTAACCAACCTAGAAAAATTAATCACTCTGGTGAACCAAAACGCGGACAACCTATAAAAATCAAGGGTAAACGCGTTATTGCTAATCCTATTCGTACTCAAAGCAACGCAGAAGTTAAACCCATATCTCGCAAACCGCGTCCATCTCGTCAATCTTCTCAACCCTTACCAGAGAGTAAATCCACAGAAGACAGTGATCTCATCTACGGTCGTCATCCGGTATTAAGCGCATTAGAAAATCAACGCAATCTCAACCGGATTTGGATTACTGCTCGTCTGCGTTATGATCCACGATTTCATAATTTAATTCTCCAAGCTAAGGATAATGGTACAGTAATTGATGAAGTTGAACCTAAGCGTTTAGACCAAATCACTCACGGAGCTAATCACCAAGGTATAGCAGCCCAAATTGCGCCTTATGCCTACATGGAATTAGATGATCTGATTACTCAAGCAAAATCAGTCACCGATCCAGTGATTGTTGTTGCTGATGGTATCACTGATCCTCACAATTTGGGGGCAATTATTCGCACAGCAGAAGCCATTGGCGCTCAAGGTTTAGTAATTCCTCAAAGAAGGGCTTCGGGAATCACCTCAACTGTGGTTAAGGTGTCCGCAGGTGCTTTAGAAAACTTTTCTGTCGCCAGAGTCATTAACCTCAGCCGCGCTTTGGAACAACTTAAAGAAGCTGGTTTTTGGATTTACGGAACAGCAGCCTCTGGTAGCGAAGCTGTACATACAGTAAAATTCAGTGGACCTATCGTTTTAGTAATTGGTGCTGAAGGTGAAGGTCTGAGTATGTTGACACAACGATCTTGTGATGTTTTAGTCTCAATTCCCTTACAGGGTAAGACTCCTAGCCTAAATGCCTCAGTGGCAGCAGGGATGGCGCTTTATGAAATTTATCGCCAACGGTCGTTAAATACCCACTATCTTGATAAATTACATACATTTTCTTTGAAAAAATAAACCTAAAAGAGTATAAAGAAATGTAAAACTGAATCTATCTAACATATTCTTTAATACCCAGTATCACGTTTATAAATTGGTGAAAACCATGAAAACTATTTGGCATAACCTTAAGGAAGGGCTGATTAGCTTATCTAACGGTCTAGGCTTGGCTTGGTGGGTTGAAATTGTCACCCAGAATCCACGTTGCACCTACTACTTTGGTCCATTTTTAAGCTCGGTGGAAGCGACATCTGCCAGTAAGGGCTATCTAGAAGATTTAGAAAACGAAGGAGCGCAAGGAATTATAGTCAATGTCAAGCGTTGTAAACCTTATGTTTTAACCATTGCTGAAGACCTGGGGGAAAGGATTGACCGTAAAGTAAAGCCTGCCTTTAGCGGTCAAGTGTAATACAAATCTATAGGCTGTCATCGTTCCTGAGTTAATTTTGAGTTAATTCTGGGAACGATGGGCAACAATAGGTGACTGGTGACTGGTGACTGGGGAAGAAAATTTTAGATTTTAGATTTTAGATTTTAGATTGGAATTGACAAAAACAATCCAAAATCCAAAATCCAAAATCCAAAATTGAATTACCAATTACCAATCACCAATTACCAATTATCAATTACCTGTGGATGTGCTTCTAACCAAGTATCAACATCCCATAGCAATTGTTGGGGAATTTCCCAGGGGAAAAGGTGGGCGGTATTGGGGTAACATTGCCAATGAGAGTTTTTAAGGTGTGTTGCTGTTTCTAAACTAGAATCAGCGGTAATGTGTCGGTCTTCAGAGCCAGCGAGTACCAAACTCGAACATTGTATTTTTTCCAAGTCTGGAAGTCGATTATATCCAGCTTTAATGGCGCTATAGAGAGCGCGAGTAGCATAACTAGAGGTTTTTAAATAAGCTTGTACAGCTTCCTTGGCAATGTAACCGTAAGCGGTGGGTGTATGCTGTTGGATTAAATAGCGAAAGAGCGATCGCTTGCCAAAAGTTTCAATATTCCAAGACCAACCAGGTTTAATATAGTTTAATATTCCCGCTACACCAGTATAAAGATTATCCTCCCAAGAAATAGGCGGATGATTGCCCCAAGGTCTAGCTGAGGTGGCGATTAAAATCAGTCCTGTGACTCGCTGTGGTAAACGCAATGCTAATTCCATAGCTAAAATACCACCCAGTGACCATCCCAATACCAGGCATTTTTCTATCTGAAAACGGTCTAGGAGAGCTTCTAAATCGTCCAAATGGTCTTTCATGGCAAAATTGCTATTGCAGCGGCTTTTACCGTAACCGCGCAAATCTGGGGCAATGGTTTGAAAACGTTTTGATAAATGATGAGTAAAAACAGAAAGACTACGGCCAGAACCAGGATGACCGTGTAAAGCGAGTATGGGAAATCCCTGGCCTTGGATGTAAACGTTAAGAGGTAATTTATAATTCATAATTGATAATTGATAATTGGTAATTGGTAATTCAATTTTGGATTTTGGATTTTGGATTTTGGATTGTTTTTGTCAATTCCAATCTAAAATCTAAAATCTAAAATTTTCTTCCCCAGTCACCAGTCCCCAGTCCCCAGTTACTAGTCTCCTCTCTCCAAAATACTTTCAATTTCTGACAACTGCACTGGACCAGAAAGATTCTGGCTATTAATAATAAAAGAAGGTGTACCAGAAAGACCCAATTTATAAGCCATTTGTAGGTCTTGTTGAATTGCTTTATCTGCTAAATTGCGATCGCGTTTAAATTTTGCTAAATCTAAATTGAGATTTTTCGCAATATCTAAATATAAACTTTCTCCCAGTTGTTTTTGATTTGTAAACAAAGCATCATGATATTGCCAAAATTTACCTTGTTGATATGCTGCCCAAGCTGCTTTTGCTGCTGGTAATGCTTGGTCATGAATTTGCACCAAAGGGAAATGTTTATAAACTAAGGTGAATTTTTCAGGATACTTTGCTAATAAATCTTTAAGAGTTTTATTTGCTTCGGCACAATAGGGACATTCAAAATCAGAAAATTCAATTAACACCGTTTTTAATTGAGTCGAACCTGTGGTGGGAGAATCGCCTATGATAGCTTTAGTATTTGTTCTTAAATCTTGTAAAAATCCCTGTCTTGCTTGTTGAACTTTTTGTTGCTGTTCTTCCTGATATGCTTGCACACTTTCGATAATTGCTTTGGGATTTCGACGGATAATTTCTAATACTTGCTGTTCTAGTTTGGGGTCAATTTTCGTGTCAGCTTGGGCTGGAAGTGACCAGCTAATAGTCAAAAATAATAAGCTGGTAATTGCCAAAATGCGGAGTTTGTGAAAAATTTTAATCATGGTAAGATTTTATGCAGATAGATAAACACTTTCTTAGATTACTAGATATTGGCGACAATGATAGCATGACACAAAAAAATTATTTTTGGTAATTTCGATGGTTATTTTTCACGGTAGAATATAGTAAAGTTTTATCATCAGCAATGCACACAGATACAATATTTTACCAAATCTTTCTCACTTTTCATACTCTTTTATTTGAACTGCTGGGAGAACCACCCGAAAATGCTGAAGGTTACAAATTCACATCTGTAGAAGTGAAGGAAAAAGCCTTTAGATTTGATGGTATATTTATGCCAGATAGTGGAGAAAAACCGATTTACTTTGTGGAGGTGCAATTTCAACCAAAACCAGAATTTTACTGGGAATTTATTACAGAAATCAACATTTACATCAATCAATATAAACCTCAGCAAGATTGGCAAGCGGTAGCTTTGTTTGCTAAACGTAGTTTAGATGTGGAATTATTAACTAATTATCAGCAGGAATTAGTAAATAGTGGTCGCATCAAACGGATTTATTTGGATGAAATACCATCAGGTTCAATTGGGATGGGGTTAATTGAATTAATTGTCAGTAAAGAAAACCAAGCTCCAGAATTAGTTAAGAATTTGATGCAAAGAACGAAAACCGAAATTACCAACAACTCAGAAAGAGAAGGTATTATAGAGTTATTGGAAACTGTGTTGTTGTCGAAGTTTTCGCAATTAACCCGTCAGGAGATAGAAGCGATGTTTTTAGTCAATGATATCAAACAAACAAGGGTATATCAAGAAGCAAAGCAGGAAGGTAGAGAAGTGGAAGCAACAAACTTACTGCTGCGTCAGTTATCTAAGAGGTTTGGAAAATTGACAGATAGTTATATCCAGAAAATCAGTAACCTGAAAATAGCACAATTAGAAGATTTGGGAGAAGCGTTATTAGATTTTCGGGATATCCATGATTTAGATGAATGGTTCAAATCTTATACATAATTATCAGCAATGCACACAGATACAATATTTTACCAAATCTTTCTCACTTTTCATACTCTTTTATTTGAACTACTGGGAGAACCACCCGAAAATGCTGAAGGTTACAAATTCACATCTGTAGAAGTGAAGGAAAAAGCCTTTAGATTTGATGGTATATTTATGCCAGATAGTGGAGAAAAACCGATTTACTTTGTGGAGGTGCAATTTCAACCAAAACCAGAATTTTACTGGGAATTTATTACAGAAATCAACATTTACATCAATCAATATAAACCTCAGCAAGATTGGCAAGCGGTAGCTTTGTTTGCTAAACGTAGTTTAGATGTGGAATTATTAACTAATTATCAGCAGGAATTAGTAAATAGTGGTCGCATCAAACGGATTTATTTGGATGAAATACCATCAGGTTCAATTGGGATGGGGTTAATTGAATTAATTGTCAGTAAAGAAAACCAAGCTCCAGAATTAGTTAAGAATTTGATGCAAAGAACGAAAACCGAAATTAGCAACGACTCAGAAAGAGAAGGTATTATAGAGTTATTGGAAACTGTGTTGTTGTCGAAGTTTTCGCAATTAACCCGTCAGGAGATAGAAGCGATGTTTTTAGTCAATGATATCAAACAAACAAGGGTATATCAAGAAGCAAAGCAGGAAGAAGCAACAAACTTACTGCTGCGTCAGTTATCTAAGAGGTTTGGAAAATTGACAGATAGTTATATCCAGAAAATCAGTAACCTGAAAATAGCACAATTAGAAGATTTGGGAGAAGCGTTATTAGATTTTCGGGATATCCATGATTTAGATGAATGGTTCAAATCTTATACATAATTATCAGCAATGCACACAGATACAATATTTTACCAAATCTTTCTCACTTTTCATACTCTTTTATTTGAACTACTGGGAGAACCACCCGAAAATGCTGAAGGTTACAAATTCACATCTGTAGAAGTGAAGGAAAAAGCCTTTAGATTTGATGGTATATTTATGCCAGATAGTGGAGAAAAACCGATTTATTTTGTGGAGGTACAATTTCAACCAAAACCAGAATTTTACTGGGAATTTATTACAGAAATCAACATTTACCTCAATCAATATAAACCTCAGCAAGATTGGCAAGCGGTGGCTTTGTTTGCTAAACGTAGTTTAGATGTGGAAGTATTAACTAATTATCAGCAGGAATTAGTAAATAGTGGTCGTATCAAACGGATTTATTTGGATGAAATACCATCAGGTTCGATTGGGATGGGGTTAATTGAATTAATTGTCAGTAAAGAAAACCAAGCTCCAGAATTAGTTAAGAATTTGATGCAAAGAACGAAAACCGAAATTAGCAACGACTCAGAAAGAGAAGGTATTATAGAGTTATTGGAAACTGTGTTGTTGTCGAAGTTTTCGCAATTAACCCGTCAGGAGATAGAAGCGATGTTTTTAGTCAATGATATCAAACAAACAAGGGTATATCAAGAAGCAAAGCAGGAAGGTAGAGAAGAAGGTAGAGAAGTGGAAGCAACAAACTTACTACTGCGTCTGTTATCTAAGAGGTTTGGAAAATTGACAGATAGTTATATCCAGAAAATTAGTACCCTGAAAATAGCACAATTAGAAGATTTGGGAGAAGCATTATTAGATTTTCGGGATATCAACGATTTAGATGAATGGTTGAAATCCCAAACCTAAATTTAAGCTGGTAAATTTGGGACTTTTAACAAATCTAAACCCTTTTCAAATATCTCATCAATGGGCAACATTTCCCCAGTAGTAGTCATAAATTTATGGTCTTTTGTTGCCCTAATTACTGAACCATCATCTAAACAATATTCATATAATTCTTGTACTCCTCTGTTATGCCATTGGGCAATAGGTTGAGTGTAAACGTTACCATTGTTATCAACACTAAATACACTACACTCAATCTGTTTTTCGACTATTTCCCCAATAGGTAAAAAGCCATATTCCACAGTTAAAACTTCTGTTTCATAACTCAAACAATATTCAGCAAACTTCAACATATCCGCAAATAGTTTTTCAGCAACTTGGGGTTTTACACCGTTTTTTGCTGAACCATCTATGAAATTTTGCTTTTGT contains:
- a CDS encoding STAS domain-containing protein, which produces MNLTVSLRGTREVRDSCQLFRLTGLLDAFSEPTFRKVLSGKIDEGPKHIILDLSQIDFVDSSGLGALVQLAKQAQTAEGTFQIVTNARVTQTVKLVRLEKFLALQTTVDAALENIKSS
- a CDS encoding Rpn family recombination-promoting nuclease/putative transposase — protein: MHTDTIFYQIFLTFHTLLFELLGEPPENAEGYKFTSVEVKEKAFRFDGIFMPDSGEKPIYFVEVQFQPKPEFYWEFITEINIYLNQYKPQQDWQAVALFAKRSLDVEVLTNYQQELVNSGRIKRIYLDEIPSGSIGMGLIELIVSKENQAPELVKNLMQRTKTEISNDSEREGIIELLETVLLSKFSQLTRQEIEAMFLVNDIKQTRVYQEAKQEGREEGREVEATNLLLRLLSKRFGKLTDSYIQKISTLKIAQLEDLGEALLDFRDINDLDEWLKSQT
- a CDS encoding retropepsin-like aspartic protease family protein, whose amino-acid sequence is MLESFLSRAALIFFSGSLAVLNVACSDNKQTTGVGDSQPSIPVGNLAAIQPPMKQPASLSAKPKPKVEQSTQTSPLELALDKATGAVNISKSAQSPDDWHLVASRFEDAIALLKQVRRDSPNFPFAQRKIAEYQGQIKLAKQKANPSRLTSPVASDQQVVVAVPQPKPKIQRYSTPTPVAKVQPLPPPDPIFPAAETTVHTNLVFIAPIKRRVGGTPIVEVTFNGRQRFEMIVDTGASGSVITQDVAQALGVVPVAIAKANTVSAKGVEFPVGYLDSMEVGGVKVSQVAVAIAGEELETGLLGHDFFGNYDVTIKRNVVEFRPQHHSEESNSSEIQLTVPTFSRDYRFVEFP
- the carA gene encoding glutamine-hydrolyzing carbamoyl-phosphate synthase small subunit; amino-acid sequence: MSLSDAIPALLVLADGTAYRGWSFGAMGTTVGEVVFNTGMTGYQEVLTDPSYTGQIVIFTYPELGNTGVNAEDEESTKPHVKGAIARNICQKPSNWRSTQSLPDYLKQYQIPGIFGIDTRALTRKIRMYGAMNGGISTSILDETELLELVQAAPNMAGLNLVREVTTPEVYEWSETTTEVWEFNPESVAKIEETFTVVALDFGVKRNILRRLASYGCRVIVVPANTPAAEILKYNPDGIFLSNGPGDPAAVTEGISTVKALLESQKPMFGICMGHQILGHALGAETFKLKFGHRGLNQPAGLQQRVEITSQNHSFAIDPDSLPSALVEVSHLNLNDRTVAGVRHKSLPVFSVQYHPEASPGPHDADYLFEQFVLEMQTARQTAIA
- a CDS encoding DUF2887 domain-containing protein produces the protein MHTDTIFYQIFLTFHTLLFELLGEPPENAEGYKFTSVEVKEKAFRFDGIFMPDSGEKPIYFVEVQFQPKPEFYWEFITEINIYINQYKPQQDWQAVALFAKRSLDVELLTNYQQELVNSGRIKRIYLDEIPSGSIGMGLIELIVSKENQAPELVKNLMQRTKTEISNDSEREGIIELLETVLLSKFSQLTRQEIEAMFLVNDIKQTRVYQEAKQEEATNLLLRQLSKRFGKLTDSYIQKISNLKIAQLEDLGEALLDFRDIHDLDEWFKSYT
- a CDS encoding alpha/beta fold hydrolase; this translates as MNYKLPLNVYIQGQGFPILALHGHPGSGRSLSVFTHHLSKRFQTIAPDLRGYGKSRCNSNFAMKDHLDDLEALLDRFQIEKCLVLGWSLGGILAMELALRLPQRVTGLILIATSARPWGNHPPISWEDNLYTGVAGILNYIKPGWSWNIETFGKRSLFRYLIQQHTPTAYGYIAKEAVQAYLKTSSYATRALYSAIKAGYNRLPDLEKIQCSSLVLAGSEDRHITADSSLETATHLKNSHWQCYPNTAHLFPWEIPQQLLWDVDTWLEAHPQVIDNW
- a CDS encoding DUF1816 domain-containing protein, whose translation is MKTIWHNLKEGLISLSNGLGLAWWVEIVTQNPRCTYYFGPFLSSVEATSASKGYLEDLENEGAQGIIVNVKRCKPYVLTIAEDLGERIDRKVKPAFSGQV
- a CDS encoding DUF2887 domain-containing protein; its protein translation is MHTDTIFYQIFLTFHTLLFELLGEPPENAEGYKFTSVEVKEKAFRFDGIFMPDSGEKPIYFVEVQFQPKPEFYWEFITEINIYINQYKPQQDWQAVALFAKRSLDVELLTNYQQELVNSGRIKRIYLDEIPSGSIGMGLIELIVSKENQAPELVKNLMQRTKTEITNNSEREGIIELLETVLLSKFSQLTRQEIEAMFLVNDIKQTRVYQEAKQEGREVEATNLLLRQLSKRFGKLTDSYIQKISNLKIAQLEDLGEALLDFRDIHDLDEWFKSYT
- the rlmB gene encoding 23S rRNA (guanosine(2251)-2'-O)-methyltransferase RlmB, with the protein product MSNQPRKINHSGEPKRGQPIKIKGKRVIANPIRTQSNAEVKPISRKPRPSRQSSQPLPESKSTEDSDLIYGRHPVLSALENQRNLNRIWITARLRYDPRFHNLILQAKDNGTVIDEVEPKRLDQITHGANHQGIAAQIAPYAYMELDDLITQAKSVTDPVIVVADGITDPHNLGAIIRTAEAIGAQGLVIPQRRASGITSTVVKVSAGALENFSVARVINLSRALEQLKEAGFWIYGTAASGSEAVHTVKFSGPIVLVIGAEGEGLSMLTQRSCDVLVSIPLQGKTPSLNASVAAGMALYEIYRQRSLNTHYLDKLHTFSLKK
- a CDS encoding Mini-ribonuclease 3; translated protein: MNPQEEEAKNGGDETVMQYSSDIPALLVNTTQLPQPLSQAQVQQISPSALAYLGDAIYELYVRMFFLWPQQRPEIYHSLVVAQVRAETQALHLRSLTPHLTSKELEIVRRGRNAAAGRPKRLNPEIYQQATSLETLVGYLYLTDYPRLTELLQKLHLEK
- a CDS encoding DsbA family protein, yielding MIKIFHKLRILAITSLLFLTISWSLPAQADTKIDPKLEQQVLEIIRRNPKAIIESVQAYQEEQQQKVQQARQGFLQDLRTNTKAIIGDSPTTGSTQLKTVLIEFSDFECPYCAEANKTLKDLLAKYPEKFTLVYKHFPLVQIHDQALPAAKAAWAAYQQGKFWQYHDALFTNQKQLGESLYLDIAKNLNLDLAKFKRDRNLADKAIQQDLQMAYKLGLSGTPSFIINSQNLSGPVQLSEIESILERGD